A single window of Archangium lipolyticum DNA harbors:
- a CDS encoding elongation factor G yields the protein MKHPASPRVVTLVGPQGVGKTTLFESLLRSTGAEEVRASGAAGADTGRSMTLELSVAHTGFLGEQWTFIDTPGASEFTQEARHALMVSDAAVVVCDAAPERAAALAPLFSFLDAHRIPHLLFLNVLDEGSASVREVLEALQAVSSRPLVLREIPLRQGGHLVGVVDLVSERAWGESQEGKPALISLPDGDRPREETARRELIERLADLDDKLLEQLLEDVVPPPEALYGQLERALREDRLVPVFLGSAERGLGLERLLKGLRHEVPTVEETRERLGLPGDGPTLVQSFKTQHLPHVGKLSMVRVWRGEVQDGGTLANGRVGGVQRVHGTKQTAAGTARAGEVVSVGRVETMRTGDLADPTRVHTARDWPLAPPPVHQVAIVAEKRTDDVKLTSALARLVEEDPSLSVDQEADSQMLLLGGQGELHLREALEHLRARMRVPVVTRPLPIPYRETLRRKGSHHARFKRQSGGHGQFGDVVVDVEPLPRGEGFRFTSAVVGGAVPKQYIPAVEEGVKDGLRRGPLGFPVVDVAVTLTGGTYHSVDSSDQAFRTTGRLAMVEILPKLEPVLLEPILQVGIHVPHEAIPRAQRLVTGHRGQILGFDTHPEIPGWEVLTAYVPQAEMQGFIVELRSATSGLGGFVARHDHYAELVGKQAERVVVQHHQEAAER from the coding sequence ATGAAACATCCCGCGTCGCCAAGAGTCGTCACCCTCGTAGGACCCCAGGGTGTGGGAAAGACCACCCTGTTCGAGTCGCTGTTGCGGTCCACGGGTGCGGAGGAAGTGCGTGCTTCGGGAGCAGCCGGTGCGGACACCGGACGGAGCATGACGCTCGAGCTGTCCGTGGCCCATACCGGGTTCCTCGGTGAGCAATGGACGTTCATCGACACTCCGGGAGCCTCGGAGTTCACCCAGGAGGCACGTCACGCCCTCATGGTGAGCGACGCGGCCGTGGTGGTGTGTGACGCCGCGCCCGAGCGCGCGGCGGCCCTGGCGCCCCTCTTCTCCTTCCTGGATGCACACCGCATCCCCCACCTGCTCTTCCTCAACGTGCTCGATGAGGGGAGCGCGTCCGTGCGGGAGGTGCTGGAGGCACTACAGGCCGTCTCCTCCCGCCCTCTCGTGCTGCGCGAGATACCGTTGCGCCAGGGCGGGCACCTGGTGGGCGTGGTGGACCTGGTGAGCGAGCGCGCCTGGGGCGAGAGCCAGGAAGGAAAACCCGCGCTCATCTCCCTGCCGGACGGAGACCGCCCACGCGAGGAGACCGCGCGGCGCGAGCTCATCGAGCGGCTGGCGGACCTGGACGACAAGCTGCTCGAGCAGCTCCTGGAGGACGTGGTGCCCCCACCGGAGGCACTCTATGGCCAGCTGGAGCGGGCCCTGCGGGAGGACAGGCTGGTGCCCGTCTTCCTCGGCTCGGCGGAGCGGGGGCTGGGCCTGGAGCGGCTCCTCAAGGGCCTGCGGCACGAGGTCCCCACGGTGGAGGAGACGCGCGAGCGCCTGGGCCTCCCCGGGGACGGGCCCACGCTGGTGCAGTCCTTCAAGACGCAGCACCTGCCCCACGTGGGCAAGCTGTCGATGGTGCGTGTCTGGCGCGGTGAGGTGCAGGACGGAGGCACACTGGCCAACGGGCGCGTGGGCGGCGTGCAGCGGGTGCACGGGACGAAGCAGACCGCCGCCGGCACGGCACGCGCGGGCGAGGTGGTGTCCGTCGGGCGCGTGGAGACGATGCGCACGGGTGACCTGGCCGACCCCACACGCGTGCACACCGCCAGGGACTGGCCCCTGGCACCGCCGCCGGTGCACCAGGTCGCCATCGTCGCCGAGAAGCGCACCGATGACGTGAAGCTGACGAGTGCCCTGGCCCGGCTGGTGGAGGAGGACCCCTCCCTGTCGGTGGATCAGGAGGCGGATTCACAGATGTTGCTGCTCGGCGGACAGGGCGAGCTGCACCTGCGCGAGGCCCTCGAGCACCTGCGCGCGCGCATGCGCGTCCCCGTGGTGACACGCCCGCTGCCCATTCCCTACCGGGAGACGCTCCGCCGCAAGGGCTCGCACCATGCGCGCTTCAAACGCCAGTCCGGCGGGCATGGGCAGTTCGGCGACGTGGTGGTGGACGTGGAGCCCCTGCCCCGGGGTGAGGGCTTCCGTTTCACCTCGGCCGTCGTGGGCGGAGCGGTGCCCAAGCAGTACATCCCCGCCGTGGAGGAAGGCGTGAAGGACGGCTTGAGACGCGGGCCGCTCGGCTTCCCCGTGGTGGACGTGGCCGTCACCCTCACCGGCGGCACGTACCACTCGGTGGACAGCTCGGACCAGGCCTTCCGCACCACCGGGCGTCTGGCCATGGTGGAGATACTGCCCAAGTTGGAGCCGGTGCTGCTCGAGCCCATCCTCCAGGTGGGCATCCACGTGCCACACGAAGCCATTCCGCGCGCACAGCGGCTCGTCACCGGCCACCGGGGACAGATATTGGGCTTCGACACCCACCCGGAGATACCGGGCTGGGAGGTGCTCACCGCCTACGTCCCCCAGGCGGAGATGCAGGGCTTCATCGTCGAGCTACGCTCGGCCACGTCCGGCCTGGGCGGCTTCGTGGCGCGGCACGATCACTACGCCGAGCTGGTGGGCAAGCAGGCCGAGCGCGTCGTGGTCCAGCACCACCAGGAGGCGGCGGAGCGATAG
- a CDS encoding RpnC/YadD family protein, with translation MRSYGEELIERGLVRGREEGLTRGLRQGRAEYILRTLAVRGIHVDEASRQRILDCTEVETLDCWFDRALQATTLSELLDDGDDPARTRRSMNLREIAEYCWRNRIRLPFHAEDAWADDTFINPDSPSSTTDRMQTSSAESEPISHYRTPGPALLVSGGIRSTTANGTFPPWP, from the coding sequence ATGCGGAGCTACGGCGAGGAGCTCATCGAGCGGGGCCTGGTGCGAGGCAGGGAAGAAGGGCTGACACGGGGCTTGAGACAAGGGCGTGCCGAGTACATCCTGCGGACTCTCGCCGTACGGGGGATTCATGTCGACGAAGCCTCGCGGCAGCGCATCCTCGATTGCACGGAGGTGGAAACACTCGACTGCTGGTTCGACCGGGCGCTCCAGGCAACGACCCTCTCCGAGCTGCTGGATGACGGGGACGATCCGGCAAGGACCCGCCGATCGATGAACCTCCGAGAGATTGCTGAATACTGCTGGCGCAATCGCATCCGGCTGCCGTTCCACGCTGAAGATGCGTGGGCCGACGATACCTTCATAAATCCAGACTCGCCGTCGTCTACAACGGACAGGATGCAAACGTCTTCGGCCGAATCCGAGCCCATTTCACACTACAGAACTCCGGGACCGGCGCTCTTGGTATCCGGTGGTATCCGCTCCACGACCGCCAATGGCACGTTTCCGCCTTGGCCTTGA
- a CDS encoding patatin-like phospholipase family protein: MTSSLTLLAGPDALRLIRERGLRADDIDVLPGASGGPKWLVLAGLDRVLFGEFLQGRTRPLHLIGSSIGSWRLACLAQKDPVAALERFAETYMEQRYPPKPPPSLVSTTSQGILDALLGPDGEEQILSHPWARLHVITTRCRGLTASEQPQVQMLGLALGALGNLVSRRTLGLQMERVIFHGAGDTSPFTGLADLPSVHLPLTRENLRPALLASGSIPLVLSGVRIPGAGSSVYRDGGVLDYHPDLAFGPGEGLVLYPHFYPYVVPGWFDKSLRWRRAGPTNFRRALLISPSPELVARLPYGKIPDREDFVRLPDAERLRAWRQVLAEGQRMGDELRELLASGRLAERIRPL, encoded by the coding sequence ATGACCTCGAGCCTCACCCTGCTGGCGGGCCCCGACGCGCTGCGCCTGATTCGTGAACGCGGCCTGCGCGCCGACGACATCGATGTTCTCCCCGGAGCCTCCGGCGGACCGAAGTGGTTGGTGCTGGCCGGGCTCGACCGGGTGCTGTTCGGGGAGTTCCTCCAGGGACGGACCCGTCCGCTCCACCTCATCGGCTCCTCCATCGGAAGCTGGCGGCTGGCGTGTCTCGCCCAGAAGGATCCGGTGGCGGCGCTGGAGCGGTTCGCCGAGACATATATGGAGCAGCGCTATCCGCCCAAGCCCCCTCCCTCGCTGGTGAGCACCACCAGCCAGGGCATCCTGGACGCGCTCCTGGGGCCGGACGGCGAGGAGCAGATCCTCTCCCACCCCTGGGCTCGGCTGCATGTCATCACCACCCGCTGCCGGGGCCTCACCGCCAGCGAGCAGCCCCAGGTGCAGATGCTCGGGCTCGCGCTCGGCGCCCTGGGCAACCTGGTGAGCCGCCGTACCCTGGGGCTCCAGATGGAGCGGGTCATCTTCCACGGCGCGGGGGACACCAGCCCGTTCACGGGGCTCGCGGACCTGCCCTCCGTCCACCTGCCCCTGACGCGGGAGAACCTGCGCCCGGCCCTGCTGGCCTCCGGCTCCATCCCCCTCGTGTTGAGTGGGGTGCGCATCCCCGGGGCCGGGTCCAGCGTGTACCGGGATGGAGGGGTGCTCGACTACCACCCCGACCTGGCGTTCGGTCCGGGTGAGGGCCTGGTGCTCTACCCGCACTTCTACCCGTATGTGGTGCCCGGGTGGTTCGACAAGTCCCTGCGCTGGCGCCGGGCGGGCCCCACCAACTTCCGCCGGGCGCTGCTCATTTCTCCGTCTCCCGAGCTCGTCGCGCGTCTGCCGTACGGGAAGATTCCGGACCGGGAGGACTTCGTCCGGCTGCCGGATGCCGAGCGGCTCCGCGCCTGGCGGCAGGTGCTGGCGGAGGGGCAGCGGATGGGAGACGAGCTGCGTGAGTTGCTCGCCAGCGGGAGGCTGGCCGAACGCATCCGGCCCCTGTGA
- a CDS encoding vWA domain-containing protein, giving the protein MLKSSLFCLGLLALPGLASAHSNPPTPPAAQSQPPVSPGALEAAISAPRVQLALLLDTSSSMNGLIEQAKRQLWTVVNAFQNARRDGQSARLEIALYEYGNSGLSPEGGYIRQVLPLTTDLDRVSEQLFSLRTNGGDEFCGQVIQKATQQLEWSQSKRDLKIIYIAGNEPFNQGPVPFQTSIAAAKERGIVVNTIFCGQTEEGARTGWTDGATLAGGQSFSINQNRAVAMVAAPQDAEIARLGVEMNKTYLGYGRGGAEAKNRQVAQDANASTNIVSATTRAVSKASRLYDNANWDLVDGTKTGAVRLEKLKDEDLPAELRGKSLEQRRAIVEAKEKERAAIRDRIQQLNLERQKYLEAQKKAPGAEGNDTLDKAILQSIRTQAGAQSFTLE; this is encoded by the coding sequence ATGCTCAAATCCTCCCTTTTCTGCCTGGGCCTGCTGGCCCTGCCTGGGCTCGCGTCCGCGCATTCCAATCCCCCCACCCCGCCCGCGGCCCAGTCCCAGCCTCCCGTGTCGCCCGGGGCGCTCGAGGCGGCCATCTCCGCCCCCCGGGTGCAGCTCGCCCTGCTGCTCGACACCAGCAGCAGCATGAATGGCCTCATCGAGCAGGCCAAGCGCCAGCTCTGGACGGTGGTGAATGCCTTCCAGAACGCCCGGCGCGATGGGCAGTCGGCGCGGTTGGAGATCGCCCTCTACGAGTACGGCAACAGCGGGCTGTCTCCCGAGGGAGGCTACATCCGCCAGGTGCTGCCCCTGACCACGGATCTGGACCGGGTGTCCGAGCAGCTCTTCTCGTTGAGGACCAACGGCGGCGACGAGTTCTGCGGCCAGGTCATCCAGAAGGCGACGCAGCAGCTCGAGTGGAGCCAGTCCAAGAGAGATCTGAAGATCATCTACATCGCGGGCAACGAGCCCTTCAACCAGGGACCCGTGCCGTTCCAGACCTCCATCGCGGCGGCGAAGGAGCGCGGCATCGTGGTGAACACCATCTTCTGCGGCCAGACCGAGGAAGGAGCCCGCACCGGCTGGACGGACGGAGCCACCCTCGCGGGCGGACAGTCCTTCAGCATCAACCAGAACCGGGCGGTGGCCATGGTGGCCGCGCCCCAGGACGCGGAGATCGCCCGGCTGGGCGTGGAGATGAACAAGACGTACCTGGGCTACGGACGCGGTGGCGCGGAGGCGAAGAACCGGCAGGTCGCCCAGGATGCCAACGCCAGCACGAACATCGTGAGCGCCACCACGCGCGCGGTGTCCAAGGCCTCGCGGCTCTACGACAACGCGAACTGGGACCTGGTGGACGGCACGAAGACGGGCGCGGTGCGGCTGGAGAAGCTCAAGGACGAGGACCTGCCCGCGGAGCTGCGCGGCAAGAGCCTCGAGCAGCGCCGGGCCATCGTCGAGGCCAAGGAAAAGGAGCGCGCGGCGATCCGCGACCGCATCCAGCAGCTGAACCTGGAGCGGCAGAAGTACCTGGAGGCCCAGAAGAAGGCACCGGGGGCCGAGGGCAACGACACCCTCGACAAGGCCATCCTCCAATCCATCCGAACCCAGGCCGGCGCCCAGAGTTTCACACTGGAATGA
- a CDS encoding prepilin-type N-terminal cleavage/methylation domain-containing protein: MRRPSVWKNRGFTLIELMIVVAIIGLLAAVAVPNFLKFQARSKQGEAKANLRSWFVSQRAYLQEKGVYAESLKTIGFSPERGNRYAYYFADTATQACEERKSDGSIASPDFPNCVTVDQGRFMETPPTPTPAAVSFTWVGAGDDPKAPGLSGSCPGCNIDGFAVGNIDNESIGLDTWYISTKDAKVSAPPCGSDELVAVSGVPFNVFNDTDCD, encoded by the coding sequence ATGCGCCGCCCCTCCGTCTGGAAGAACCGAGGTTTCACGCTCATCGAGCTGATGATTGTCGTGGCGATCATCGGCCTCCTCGCCGCCGTCGCCGTCCCGAACTTCCTCAAGTTCCAGGCTCGCTCCAAGCAGGGCGAGGCCAAGGCCAACTTGAGGTCCTGGTTCGTCAGCCAGCGCGCCTATCTCCAGGAGAAAGGCGTCTACGCGGAGTCGCTCAAGACGATCGGCTTCTCGCCGGAGCGTGGCAACCGCTACGCCTACTACTTCGCCGACACCGCCACCCAGGCGTGCGAGGAGCGCAAGAGCGACGGTTCCATCGCCTCGCCCGATTTCCCCAACTGCGTCACGGTGGACCAGGGCAGGTTCATGGAAACACCCCCCACGCCGACGCCCGCGGCGGTCAGCTTCACCTGGGTGGGCGCGGGGGATGACCCGAAGGCCCCGGGCCTCTCGGGCTCCTGCCCCGGTTGCAACATCGATGGCTTCGCGGTGGGCAACATCGACAACGAGTCGATCGGCCTGGACACCTGGTACATCTCCACCAAGGACGCGAAGGTGAGCGCGCCTCCTTGCGGCAGCGATGAGCTCGTGGCCGTCTCGGGCGTGCCGTTCAACGTCTTCAACGACACCGACTGCGACTGA
- a CDS encoding AHH domain-containing protein produces the protein MRQLVTHALCLVLIPMLARGAPPGRALEPVEVREYDGGWGRKGVQLIFKRLPPDRDQGALTLEDGQAIRAAFEEVYGKQEPLPPPRYPGGTRLASVGTQYVSTAPPEWQEKIRKDYEELYRKGPSALALPNNLENSRFFQALRLSPQYMGESAREAALELFSSPAFIVSMAASMTLYLAALAAPEPVLSKGFVAAVSLWLLVTYGATEIMNVAMAVKQLYQEAEAAQDFEQLDNAAQNFGPKIGGTALRVLVTIALGRLAGKLPQVPKAPGGGGLWTRLGMPRYALSRNVTLQGAPVVQGAGAQVTVVVGEAAVTETSVANGTVLLMGALLGTEASAANAAIKAARTTGGCREDNNKGDAPEHHIATDKNGKAEVRGGPWTPQFEPLFERAGMSLNDPANKLFVIGHKGPHPEQYHQEVYDRLNDAIKLCAGPDECRRKLTNALDEIAGDLCRSGSRLNKLVTKKP, from the coding sequence ATGCGTCAGCTTGTCACCCACGCCCTGTGCCTGGTGCTGATACCGATGTTGGCTCGAGGCGCCCCGCCCGGCCGAGCACTCGAGCCTGTCGAAGTGCGCGAGTACGACGGCGGCTGGGGGCGTAAAGGGGTCCAGCTCATCTTCAAGCGACTCCCTCCCGACCGCGACCAGGGGGCGCTGACCCTGGAGGACGGGCAAGCCATCCGTGCGGCCTTCGAAGAGGTATACGGCAAGCAGGAGCCACTCCCTCCGCCACGGTACCCCGGCGGGACGAGGCTCGCGAGTGTGGGGACGCAATATGTCAGCACGGCCCCTCCAGAGTGGCAGGAGAAGATTCGCAAGGACTATGAAGAGCTTTACAGGAAGGGGCCGTCTGCCCTCGCGTTGCCAAACAACCTGGAAAACAGCCGCTTCTTCCAGGCGCTGAGGCTCTCCCCTCAATATATGGGAGAGAGCGCACGCGAGGCGGCCCTGGAGCTGTTCAGCTCGCCCGCTTTTATCGTATCCATGGCCGCCTCAATGACTTTGTATCTCGCGGCGCTCGCGGCACCTGAGCCCGTTCTGAGTAAGGGTTTTGTGGCGGCTGTCTCGCTATGGCTCCTGGTCACCTATGGCGCTACGGAAATCATGAACGTAGCGATGGCGGTCAAGCAACTGTACCAGGAGGCCGAGGCGGCGCAGGACTTCGAGCAGCTGGACAATGCCGCCCAGAACTTTGGCCCGAAGATAGGCGGCACGGCGCTGAGAGTCCTTGTGACGATAGCTCTGGGGCGGCTGGCGGGGAAGCTGCCTCAGGTGCCCAAGGCGCCGGGAGGAGGTGGACTGTGGACAAGGCTCGGCATGCCCCGGTACGCCCTGTCGAGAAATGTCACACTGCAAGGGGCACCGGTCGTGCAGGGGGCCGGTGCGCAGGTGACGGTCGTGGTCGGAGAGGCAGCGGTTACAGAGACCTCCGTGGCGAACGGGACGGTCCTGCTGATGGGGGCTCTGCTGGGCACAGAGGCCTCCGCGGCCAATGCAGCCATCAAGGCGGCTCGGACAACGGGAGGCTGCCGGGAAGACAACAACAAGGGTGATGCTCCAGAACACCACATTGCCACCGACAAGAATGGCAAGGCCGAAGTCAGAGGCGGCCCCTGGACACCACAGTTTGAGCCTCTCTTCGAACGAGCCGGCATGAGCCTCAATGATCCAGCGAACAAACTCTTTGTTATTGGCCATAAGGGACCGCACCCCGAGCAGTACCATCAAGAGGTTTATGACCGCCTGAATGACGCAATCAAGCTGTGCGCAGGGCCAGACGAATGCAGGCGCAAACTTACCAATGCGCTTGATGAAATTGCGGGCGACCTCTGCAGGTCTGGCTCAAGACTCAATAAACTCGTTACAAAGAAGCCATGA
- a CDS encoding fatty acid desaturase: MSQSRPLEFARSTEKEPHLERARAILRAHPEIKELCGPTRITALFVLLLVGGQVAIAWALRDSPWWALLATAWLVGAFIDHGLWVLIHECTHNLVFRSPRLNAALQLFTNLPILFPAAASFRKYHLIHHRFQGDTELDADLATPFEAKLVGNTFFGKAFWMLNFWAFQALRVPRLRRVPFFDRWYVANMTIQLAFIGASWALLGPRALVYMFLSSIFAIGLHPLGARWIQEHYLVKPPQETYSYYGPLNWVAFNVGYHNEHHDVMRVPWTRLPKVRQLAPEFYDSLHSHNSWTALWLKFLFDPSLSLYSRMTRSGGSGDGAVQAEEISKAA, translated from the coding sequence TTGAGTCAGTCGCGCCCTCTGGAGTTTGCCCGTAGCACGGAGAAAGAGCCCCACCTCGAGCGAGCCCGCGCCATCCTGCGCGCGCACCCCGAGATCAAGGAGCTGTGCGGCCCCACTCGCATCACCGCCTTGTTCGTCCTCCTCCTGGTCGGGGGCCAGGTGGCGATCGCCTGGGCCCTGCGTGACTCGCCCTGGTGGGCCCTGCTGGCCACCGCGTGGCTGGTCGGCGCCTTCATCGACCACGGCCTCTGGGTGCTCATCCACGAGTGCACCCACAACCTCGTCTTCCGCAGCCCGCGCCTCAACGCCGCGCTGCAGCTCTTCACCAACCTGCCCATCCTGTTCCCGGCGGCCGCCTCGTTCCGCAAGTACCACCTCATCCACCACCGCTTCCAAGGGGACACGGAGCTGGACGCGGACCTGGCCACCCCCTTCGAGGCGAAGCTCGTGGGCAACACGTTCTTCGGCAAGGCCTTCTGGATGCTCAACTTCTGGGCCTTCCAGGCCCTGCGCGTGCCGCGCCTCAGGCGCGTGCCCTTCTTCGACCGCTGGTACGTGGCGAACATGACCATCCAGCTCGCCTTCATCGGCGCGAGTTGGGCGCTGCTCGGGCCCCGCGCGCTCGTCTACATGTTCCTCTCGTCCATCTTCGCCATCGGCCTGCACCCGCTGGGCGCGCGGTGGATCCAGGAGCACTACCTGGTCAAGCCGCCCCAGGAGACGTACTCGTACTACGGGCCCCTCAACTGGGTGGCCTTCAACGTCGGCTACCACAACGAGCACCACGACGTGATGCGCGTGCCCTGGACGCGCCTGCCCAAGGTGCGCCAGCTCGCCCCCGAGTTCTACGACTCGCTGCACTCCCACAACTCGTGGACGGCGCTGTGGCTGAAGTTCCTCTTCGATCCGTCCCTGTCGCTCTACAGCCGCATGACGCGCAGCGGCGGCTCGGGAGACGGTGCGGTGCAGGCCGAGGAGATCTCCAAGGCGGCGTGA
- a CDS encoding imm11 family protein yields MSTQDRYFRLTGDVHIPGRWYVQGPWDAEGRRIIPGRLQEGKALSLDWMPFFSVRYPGQALDYTETEATAVVSHLFVSLCEQLGIQNDVQFIPARVENQSERYFILNTLHIIRCIDEARCEEVTFWEPRHGEPERVGEYRNVAGLRIDPTKVGGANIFRPWGWTVVLIVSERVKLAMEEEGLTGAKFIEV; encoded by the coding sequence ATGAGCACTCAGGATAGATATTTCCGTCTAACGGGCGATGTACACATTCCGGGGCGCTGGTACGTCCAAGGCCCATGGGACGCTGAGGGAAGGAGGATTATTCCCGGGCGACTACAAGAGGGAAAGGCTTTGAGCTTGGACTGGATGCCCTTCTTCTCTGTGCGTTACCCCGGGCAGGCACTCGATTATACAGAAACAGAGGCCACTGCCGTTGTAAGCCATCTCTTTGTTTCCCTGTGCGAGCAGCTAGGCATCCAGAACGACGTGCAGTTCATCCCGGCGCGAGTGGAGAACCAGTCTGAGCGGTATTTCATCCTCAACACACTCCACATCATCAGGTGTATTGATGAGGCTCGATGCGAGGAGGTTACGTTTTGGGAGCCCAGGCATGGAGAGCCAGAAAGGGTGGGCGAATACCGGAACGTCGCCGGTCTGAGGATAGACCCGACGAAGGTAGGCGGCGCTAATATCTTCCGTCCTTGGGGCTGGACGGTGGTGCTGATCGTCTCCGAGCGCGTCAAGCTGGCCATGGAGGAAGAAGGCCTCACCGGTGCCAAGTTCATCGAAGTGTGA
- a CDS encoding HAD family hydrolase: MRGPKAIIFEVDGTLVDTNVLRARAWQDALARYGRQVRLPRVLAQMAREGDRFLSAFLPEAEYERYAEELASYHRAIFHEQYLGRVKPFLGVPELLRHLRDEGWRIALASTGDPDELEHYIELLGVEDLIDARTTDAEVDHSRLNEEIPAEAIRLLGLDGTDDTLAIAGLPYDVEGSVRLGVRCIGLVCGGFSEDDLRSAGALAVFGTPQDLLTRYAESPLAADG; encoded by the coding sequence ATGCGCGGGCCCAAGGCAATCATCTTCGAGGTGGATGGGACGTTGGTGGACACCAACGTGTTGCGTGCGAGGGCCTGGCAGGATGCCCTGGCCCGGTACGGGCGTCAGGTGCGGCTGCCCCGGGTGCTCGCGCAGATGGCGCGCGAGGGAGACCGGTTCCTCTCCGCCTTCCTCCCGGAGGCCGAGTACGAGCGCTACGCCGAGGAGCTGGCGAGCTACCACCGCGCCATCTTCCACGAGCAGTACCTGGGGCGGGTGAAGCCCTTCCTCGGGGTGCCCGAGCTGCTCCGGCACCTGCGCGACGAGGGGTGGCGCATCGCCCTGGCCTCCACCGGGGACCCCGACGAGCTGGAGCACTACATCGAGCTGCTCGGGGTGGAGGACCTCATCGACGCGCGCACCACGGACGCCGAGGTGGACCACTCCCGGCTGAACGAGGAGATTCCCGCGGAGGCCATCCGCCTGTTGGGGCTGGATGGCACGGACGACACGCTGGCGATCGCGGGACTCCCCTACGACGTGGAGGGCTCCGTGCGCCTGGGGGTGCGGTGCATCGGGCTGGTGTGCGGCGGCTTCTCGGAGGACGACCTGCGCTCGGCCGGAGCGCTCGCCGTCTTCGGCACGCCGCAGGATCTGCTCACGCGCTACGCCGAGTCGCCGCTCGCCGCGGATGGTTGA
- a CDS encoding SPFH domain-containing protein, whose protein sequence is MNEQKQNEEKQGEEKQSEPRQDEPRRGEVLARMLSLAGEAARGMVSRVRWLIYAERGRRVMTGLAVTGVVAGVVVAQPVCMIEPGEVGIRVNRLTGNVSELHEGWSLLVPQVHRLSRYSLKDQTYSPTRSARATDPAPFQSVEGLSIGVEVNIRYVLDPARIQTLAARLPENVGRDIIEPAIDGVLRRHFAQHTVREIFSTQRVQIQKDISAELAPLLAADGVLVRSVTLGNVDLPQQYRTGMEALLAEELNAEKMRYTLELKDKQVKQSALEAEADKVRREKAAEAAGNEEVIAAKARAEAMRHVLPFKEKEIEQRRLEAEAAKVSRLTLATAEAEAHRIEAAGEADARRKLAESDAYRVEVTGKAASEQLARDAELITRNPLLIQKTLADKLSDKIQVIIAPPQAGGFIAGNLLGQPQGASSSQAVASSATSTQEE, encoded by the coding sequence ATGAACGAGCAGAAGCAGAACGAAGAGAAGCAGGGCGAAGAGAAGCAGAGCGAGCCGAGACAGGACGAGCCGAGGCGGGGCGAGGTCCTCGCGAGGATGCTGTCGCTGGCGGGCGAGGCCGCGCGCGGGATGGTCAGCCGGGTCCGGTGGCTCATCTACGCCGAGCGGGGCCGCCGGGTGATGACCGGGCTGGCGGTGACGGGCGTCGTGGCCGGGGTGGTGGTCGCCCAGCCCGTCTGCATGATCGAACCGGGCGAGGTGGGCATCCGGGTCAACCGGCTCACCGGCAACGTCTCCGAGCTCCACGAGGGCTGGTCCTTGTTGGTGCCCCAGGTGCACCGGCTCAGCCGCTACAGCCTGAAGGACCAGACCTACTCGCCCACCCGGAGCGCCCGCGCCACGGATCCGGCCCCCTTCCAGTCCGTGGAAGGCCTGTCCATCGGCGTCGAGGTCAACATCCGCTACGTGCTCGACCCGGCGCGCATCCAGACCCTGGCCGCCCGGCTCCCGGAGAACGTGGGCCGCGACATCATCGAGCCCGCCATCGACGGCGTGCTGCGCCGCCACTTCGCCCAGCACACCGTCCGGGAGATCTTCTCCACCCAGCGGGTCCAGATCCAGAAGGACATCTCCGCGGAGCTCGCGCCCCTGCTGGCCGCCGATGGCGTCCTCGTCCGCTCCGTCACCCTGGGCAACGTGGACCTGCCCCAGCAGTACCGCACCGGCATGGAGGCGCTGCTCGCCGAGGAACTGAACGCGGAGAAAATGCGCTACACGCTCGAGCTCAAGGACAAGCAGGTCAAGCAGTCCGCGCTGGAGGCCGAAGCCGACAAGGTCCGGCGCGAGAAGGCCGCCGAGGCCGCGGGCAACGAGGAGGTCATCGCCGCCAAGGCCAGGGCCGAGGCCATGCGCCACGTCCTCCCCTTCAAGGAGAAGGAGATCGAACAGCGGCGCCTGGAGGCCGAGGCCGCCAAGGTCTCCCGCCTCACCCTGGCCACCGCCGAGGCCGAGGCGCACCGCATCGAGGCCGCTGGCGAGGCCGATGCCCGGCGCAAGCTCGCCGAGTCCGACGCCTACCGCGTGGAGGTCACCGGCAAGGCCGCCTCCGAGCAGCTCGCCCGCGACGCCGAGCTCATCACCCGCAACCCGCTGCTCATCCAGAAGACGCTCGCCGACAAGCTGTCCGACAAGATTCAAGTCATCATCGCGCCGCCGCAGGCGGGCGGGTTCATCGCCGGCAACCTGCTGGGACAGCCGCAGGGCGCGTCTTCGTCCCAGGCCGTGGCCAGCTCCGCGACGTCCACCCAGGAGGAGTAG